From Myxococcota bacterium, a single genomic window includes:
- a CDS encoding acetyl-CoA C-acetyltransferase: MAEAYIIDAVRTPVGKRGGALASVHPADLGAHAIQALMDRTGVDPGAVEDVIFGCCDTIGPQAGDIARSCWLAAGLPEHVPGVTIDRQCGSSQQSVHFGAQGVMSGTTDLVVAGGVQNMSMIPISSAMTCAEPLGFSDPFSGSKGWVDRFGTQEVSQFRGAEMIADKWDLSREDMERFALESHERALRAIDEGRFEGEIAPLGDLSIDEGPRRGTTLEKMGKLPLLEGSKKLTAAVASQISDGASCVLVASEQAVKDHGLKPRARVHHVSVRADDPIYMLTAPIPATRHALEKTGLTMNDIDVVEINEAFASVVLAWEKELRPDMSKVNPNGGAIALGHPIGATGTRLMTTLLSELERTGGRYGLQTMCEGGGQANVTILERL, encoded by the coding sequence ATGGCCGAGGCCTACATCATCGACGCCGTTCGAACGCCCGTCGGCAAGCGCGGCGGCGCGCTTGCTTCGGTGCACCCCGCCGACCTCGGTGCTCACGCGATCCAGGCGCTGATGGACCGGACCGGGGTCGACCCGGGCGCGGTCGAAGACGTGATCTTCGGCTGCTGCGACACGATCGGGCCCCAGGCCGGCGACATCGCCCGCAGCTGCTGGCTCGCGGCCGGGCTGCCCGAACACGTGCCGGGCGTGACGATCGACCGTCAGTGCGGTTCGTCCCAGCAGTCGGTGCACTTCGGGGCTCAGGGCGTCATGAGTGGCACCACCGATCTCGTCGTCGCGGGCGGCGTGCAGAACATGAGCATGATCCCGATCTCGTCGGCGATGACCTGCGCCGAGCCCCTCGGCTTCAGCGATCCCTTCTCGGGTTCGAAGGGTTGGGTGGATCGCTTCGGTACCCAGGAGGTCTCCCAGTTCCGCGGCGCCGAGATGATCGCGGACAAGTGGGACCTCTCCCGGGAAGACATGGAGCGCTTCGCGCTCGAAAGCCACGAGCGCGCCCTGCGCGCGATCGACGAGGGCCGGTTCGAGGGCGAGATCGCGCCGCTCGGGGACCTGTCCATCGACGAGGGGCCGCGGCGCGGCACGACCCTGGAGAAGATGGGGAAGCTCCCGTTGCTCGAGGGCTCGAAGAAGCTCACCGCCGCGGTCGCGAGTCAGATCTCGGACGGCGCCTCCTGCGTGCTCGTCGCGTCGGAGCAGGCGGTGAAGGATCACGGCCTCAAGCCGCGCGCGCGGGTGCACCACGTGAGCGTGCGGGCCGACGATCCGATCTACATGTTGACGGCCCCGATTCCGGCGACCCGCCATGCCCTCGAGAAGACGGGCCTCACGATGAACGACATCGACGTCGTCGAGATCAACGAGGCCTTCGCGTCGGTGGTGTTGGCCTGGGAGAAGGAGCTACGCCCCGACATGAGCAAGGTGAACCCGAACGGTGGCGCGATCGCCCTGGGTCACCCGATCGGTGCCACGGGGACGCGGTTGATGACGACCCTGCTCTCCGAGCTCGAGCGCACCGGCGGCCGCTATGGCCTGCAGACCATGTGCGAGGGCGGCGGCCAGGCGAACGTCACGATCCTCGAGCGGCTGTAG
- a CDS encoding SDR family oxidoreductase gives MGICDGRVVIVTGAGRGIGRAHALAFAAEGAKVVVNDIGVSLAGDGGSQGPAEEVVETIRANGGEAVIEGSDVADFTQAGQLVKTAIDTFGGLDAVVNNAGIVRDRMFVSTSEEEWDAVIRVHLRGHYAVTSNACAYWRNQSKAGEAVDARIINTSSGAGLQGSVGQSAYSAAKAGIAALTLVQAAELGRYGITSNAIAPSARTRMTEEVFAEMMAKPDSGFDAMAPENVSPLVVWLGSAESKDVSGQVFELEGGKISVADGWRKGPEQDKGNRWAPDEVGSVVHDLLGKAVAPQKVYGT, from the coding sequence ATGGGCATCTGTGACGGACGCGTGGTCATCGTAACCGGGGCGGGGCGCGGCATCGGCCGAGCCCACGCGCTGGCCTTCGCCGCCGAAGGCGCCAAGGTCGTGGTGAACGACATCGGCGTCTCGCTGGCGGGCGACGGGGGCTCTCAGGGGCCGGCCGAGGAAGTCGTCGAGACGATCCGCGCGAATGGCGGCGAAGCCGTCATCGAAGGCTCGGACGTCGCCGACTTCACCCAGGCGGGACAGCTGGTGAAGACGGCGATCGACACCTTCGGTGGTCTCGACGCGGTGGTGAACAATGCGGGCATCGTGCGCGACCGGATGTTCGTGAGCACCTCCGAAGAGGAGTGGGACGCCGTGATCCGCGTGCACCTGCGAGGGCACTACGCGGTCACGAGCAATGCCTGCGCGTACTGGCGCAACCAGTCGAAGGCCGGTGAGGCCGTCGACGCACGCATCATCAACACCAGCTCCGGCGCCGGGCTGCAGGGCAGCGTGGGCCAGAGTGCCTACTCGGCGGCGAAGGCCGGGATCGCGGCGCTGACGCTCGTGCAGGCGGCCGAGCTCGGGCGCTACGGGATCACCTCGAACGCGATCGCGCCCTCGGCGCGCACGCGCATGACCGAGGAGGTCTTCGCCGAGATGATGGCGAAGCCCGACTCCGGCTTCGACGCGATGGCGCCCGAGAACGTGTCCCCGCTCGTGGTCTGGCTCGGCAGTGCCGAGTCGAAGGACGTGAGCGGGCAGGTCTTCGAGCTCGAGGGTGGCAAGATCTCGGTCGCCGACGGCTGGCGGAAGGGCCCCGAACAGGACAAGGGCAACCGCTGGGCGCCGGACGAAGTCGGTTCGGTCGTGCACGACCTGCTCGGCAAGGCCGTCGCGCCCCAGAAGGTCTACGGCACTTGA
- a CDS encoding CoA-transferase → MSDATRAEVCAIAIAECFRDDGEILVSPIGNLPQIGARLARSTFAPDLLMTDGVAPLLANVLPVSGSDRPDPVVEGWLPYRRVFDNLWSGRRHVMMGATQIDRYGNQNIACIGDYAKPKAQLLGMRGAPGNTINHTTSYWVPGHSDRVFVPKVDVVTGIGYDRARELGERATRFHEIRRVVSSLGVFDFQTDDQRMRIASVHPGVSVQDVVDNTGFELVVPSDVPTTREPTAEELRLLREVIDPGGLANGEVRA, encoded by the coding sequence ATGAGCGACGCAACCCGAGCCGAAGTGTGTGCGATCGCGATTGCCGAGTGCTTTCGCGACGACGGCGAGATCCTGGTCTCTCCGATCGGGAACCTGCCCCAGATCGGGGCGCGCCTGGCGCGTTCGACCTTCGCACCGGACCTGTTGATGACCGACGGCGTGGCGCCGCTGCTCGCCAACGTGCTGCCAGTGAGCGGGAGCGATCGGCCCGACCCGGTCGTCGAAGGCTGGCTCCCCTACCGGAGGGTCTTCGACAACCTCTGGTCGGGACGCCGGCACGTGATGATGGGCGCCACCCAGATCGATCGCTACGGCAACCAGAACATCGCCTGCATCGGAGACTACGCGAAGCCGAAGGCCCAGCTGCTGGGCATGCGCGGCGCGCCGGGCAACACCATCAACCACACCACCAGCTACTGGGTGCCCGGCCACTCGGACCGGGTCTTCGTGCCGAAGGTCGATGTAGTCACGGGCATCGGCTACGACCGCGCCCGCGAGCTCGGCGAGCGCGCCACCCGCTTCCACGAGATTCGTCGCGTCGTCTCGAGCCTGGGCGTCTTCGACTTCCAGACCGACGACCAGCGCATGCGCATCGCGTCGGTGCACCCCGGTGTCTCGGTGCAGGACGTCGTCGACAACACCGGCTTCGAGCTGGTGGTGCCGAGCGACGTCCCCACGACGCGCGAACCGACCGCGGAAGAGCTGCGGCTCTTGCGCGAAGTGATCGACCCGGGCGGACTCGCGAACGGCGAAGTCCGCGCCTGA
- a CDS encoding enoyl-CoA hydratase family protein, with amino-acid sequence MAFRSDVQDGIAELVIDNPPVNALTTQGWLDFAREIARLGESSDVRVLLIRADGRGFQCGVDVKELAADGSKIVDANRGCYETFGNIYDCPVPVISAVHGYCLGGGIGIAGSSDFVLASEDATFGLPEIDRGAMGAATHAMRMFGVQEARRMLLTGEPIDAAEALRLGGLLSVVPAEKLRDAALELATKIATKSPVAVRAAKASLNGIELLDPKQSYRFEQGFTLELYTMGDSQEARDAFVEKRDAKFDDE; translated from the coding sequence ATGGCTTTCCGCTCCGACGTCCAGGACGGCATCGCCGAACTCGTCATCGACAACCCGCCGGTGAATGCCCTGACCACCCAGGGGTGGCTCGACTTCGCTCGCGAGATCGCACGCCTGGGCGAGAGCTCCGACGTGCGGGTGCTGCTGATCCGCGCCGATGGGCGAGGCTTCCAGTGCGGGGTCGACGTGAAGGAGCTCGCGGCGGACGGCTCGAAGATCGTCGACGCGAACCGGGGCTGCTACGAGACCTTCGGCAACATCTACGACTGCCCGGTACCGGTGATCTCGGCCGTGCACGGCTACTGCCTGGGCGGCGGAATCGGGATCGCCGGGTCGAGTGACTTCGTGCTCGCGTCCGAGGACGCCACCTTCGGCCTGCCCGAGATCGATCGGGGCGCGATGGGAGCCGCGACCCATGCGATGCGCATGTTCGGGGTCCAGGAGGCCCGCCGCATGCTGCTCACCGGCGAGCCGATCGACGCGGCCGAAGCGCTGCGCCTGGGCGGCCTGCTCTCGGTGGTCCCGGCAGAGAAGCTGCGCGATGCCGCGCTGGAGCTGGCGACGAAGATCGCGACCAAGAGCCCGGTGGCCGTGCGCGCGGCGAAGGCCTCGCTGAACGGCATCGAACTGCTCGATCCGAAACAGAGCTACCGGTTCGAGCAGGGCTTCACGCTCGAGCTGTACACGATGGGCGACTCCCAGGAAGCCCGCGACGCCTTCGTCGAGAAGCGCGACGCGAAGTTCGACGACGAGTAG
- a CDS encoding CoA-transferase → MDKRTSLTEAVGELRDGMTIGIGGWGSRRKPMAVVREILRTDLKDLTIVSYGGPDIGILCAAGRVRKACFGFVSLDSIPLEPHFRKARQEGSIETFELDEGMFQWGLYAAATRLPFLPTRAGLGSDVLTLNPELETVQSPYDDGETLVAMPALELDVAFVHMNRADAQGNGQFLGPDPFFDDLFCMAAKQRFLTCEQLIRTEDFLTEGSVHTLLLNRTMVDGVIETPNGAHFTECPPDYGRDEPFQKEYAATAKDPSAWESFYAKYLALDSEAEYQKAVAAK, encoded by the coding sequence ATGGACAAACGCACCTCGCTCACCGAGGCGGTCGGCGAGCTTCGCGACGGCATGACCATCGGGATCGGTGGTTGGGGTTCGCGTCGCAAGCCGATGGCGGTCGTGCGCGAGATCCTGCGCACCGACCTGAAGGACCTCACGATCGTCTCCTACGGTGGGCCCGACATCGGGATCCTGTGTGCCGCGGGCCGGGTCCGGAAGGCCTGCTTCGGCTTCGTCTCCCTCGATTCGATTCCCCTGGAGCCCCATTTCCGGAAGGCGCGACAGGAAGGCTCGATCGAGACCTTCGAGCTCGACGAGGGCATGTTCCAGTGGGGCCTGTACGCGGCGGCGACCCGGCTGCCCTTCCTGCCCACGCGCGCGGGCCTCGGCTCCGACGTGCTGACCCTGAACCCCGAGCTCGAGACGGTTCAGTCGCCCTACGACGACGGCGAGACGCTGGTAGCGATGCCCGCCCTCGAGCTCGACGTCGCCTTCGTCCACATGAACCGGGCCGATGCCCAGGGAAACGGCCAGTTCCTGGGGCCCGACCCGTTCTTCGACGACCTCTTCTGTATGGCGGCGAAGCAGCGCTTCCTGACCTGCGAGCAGCTGATCCGCACCGAGGACTTCCTCACGGAAGGCAGCGTTCACACCCTGCTGCTCAACCGCACGATGGTCGACGGCGTGATCGAGACGCCGAACGGCGCGCACTTCACCGAGTGCCCGCCCGACTACGGTCGCGACGAGCCCTTCCAGAAGGAGTACGCCGCGACGGCGAAGGATCCGTCGGCCTGGGAGAGCTTCTACGCGAAATACCTGGCCCTCGACAGCGAGGCCGAGTACCAGAAGGCGGTGGCGGCGAAATGA
- a CDS encoding acyl-CoA dehydrogenase family protein, with product MNFDFTEDQRLLQETVRGFLEGECTPEAIRALWETDTGRSSALWKQLAEVGLAGLLVPESQEGMGLGETDFVLLCEETGRVGLAEPVVSTAAVAAPLLRDLGGELAERWLKPLAVGEAIVAVGHPWSPFVDDAHVADLLLLFRDGELHALQPSDATLEAQPANDPARRIAKVSWQPSAETRVAEGARAAELEAVSLDRGALACAAQLLGACDRLINEAVDYTSQRQQFGVPIGSFQAVKHMLANVKVKLEYARPLVYRAAASVAEGHPQRGVHVSMAKVAATEAAEVGTRQALQAHGAIGYTWEQDLHIWMRRSWTLAQSFGLSRRHRERMAEFALGDAAPIGAGGTFGG from the coding sequence ATGAACTTTGATTTCACCGAGGACCAGCGACTGCTCCAGGAAACCGTGCGCGGTTTTCTCGAGGGCGAGTGCACGCCCGAGGCCATCCGCGCCCTCTGGGAGACCGACACGGGGCGCTCCTCCGCGCTCTGGAAGCAGCTCGCCGAAGTGGGACTGGCGGGTCTGCTCGTGCCCGAGTCTCAGGAAGGCATGGGGCTCGGCGAGACCGACTTCGTGTTGCTCTGCGAGGAGACCGGGCGTGTCGGCCTGGCCGAACCCGTCGTCAGCACGGCGGCGGTCGCCGCACCCCTGCTGCGCGACCTCGGTGGGGAGCTCGCCGAGCGCTGGCTCAAGCCCCTCGCCGTCGGGGAAGCGATCGTGGCCGTCGGCCATCCGTGGAGCCCGTTCGTGGACGATGCCCACGTCGCCGACCTGCTCCTGCTCTTCCGGGACGGAGAGCTCCACGCGCTCCAACCCTCGGACGCCACGCTCGAGGCCCAGCCCGCCAACGATCCGGCCCGCCGCATCGCGAAGGTCTCCTGGCAGCCGAGCGCCGAGACCCGGGTCGCCGAGGGCGCGCGCGCGGCCGAACTCGAGGCCGTGTCCCTCGACCGCGGTGCCCTCGCCTGTGCGGCCCAGCTGCTCGGTGCCTGTGACCGCCTGATCAACGAGGCCGTCGACTACACGAGCCAGCGCCAGCAGTTCGGGGTCCCGATCGGATCCTTTCAGGCGGTCAAGCACATGCTGGCGAATGTGAAAGTAAAGCTCGAATACGCACGACCGCTGGTCTACCGGGCTGCGGCGTCGGTCGCCGAGGGGCACCCGCAGCGCGGCGTCCACGTGTCGATGGCCAAGGTCGCCGCCACCGAGGCGGCCGAGGTCGGGACGCGCCAGGCGCTCCAGGCCCACGGCGCCATCGGGTACACCTGGGAGCAGGACCTCCACATCTGGATGCGCCGCTCCTGGACCCTCGCCCAGAGCTTTGGCTTGTCGCGGCGACACCGCGAAAGGATGGCAGAATTCGCCCTGGGCGATGCCGCACCGATCGGTGCGGGCGGCACCTTCGGCGGCTAA
- a CDS encoding SDR family oxidoreductase — translation MAIEIDLAGKVAIVTGGTRGVGRGIAERYLEAGAEVLVCGRNEPESLPAAGGREAHFVAGDVREVEAIDGIARQAEERFGRLDVLVNNAGGAPAVDAATVSPRFHESIIRLNLIGPLHFAQRANQTMQQQDTGGVILNISSVSGLRASPGTSAYGAAKAGLLSLSQSLAVEWAPKVRVVAVAAGMVRTEQSELHYGDAEGVAAVGATVPLGRLAEPVEIGDACVFLSSPLASYVSGTHLLLHGGGEAPSFLGAAKNTQD, via the coding sequence ATGGCGATCGAGATCGATCTCGCCGGCAAGGTCGCGATCGTCACCGGCGGCACCCGCGGCGTCGGCCGCGGCATTGCCGAGCGGTATCTCGAGGCGGGCGCCGAGGTGCTCGTCTGCGGGCGCAACGAACCCGAGTCATTGCCCGCGGCCGGCGGCCGCGAGGCCCATTTCGTGGCCGGCGACGTCCGCGAGGTCGAAGCCATCGACGGCATCGCCCGCCAGGCCGAGGAGCGCTTCGGGCGGCTCGACGTGCTGGTGAACAACGCGGGTGGCGCTCCGGCTGTCGACGCCGCAACCGTGTCGCCGCGCTTCCACGAGTCGATCATCCGCCTGAACCTGATCGGCCCGCTCCACTTTGCCCAGCGCGCGAACCAGACCATGCAGCAGCAGGACACGGGCGGCGTGATCCTCAACATCTCGAGCGTGAGTGGGCTGCGTGCCTCGCCGGGAACGTCGGCCTACGGTGCGGCGAAGGCGGGCCTGTTGTCCCTGTCCCAGAGCCTCGCCGTCGAGTGGGCGCCGAAGGTGCGCGTGGTGGCGGTGGCGGCCGGGATGGTGCGCACGGAGCAGAGCGAGCTGCACTACGGCGACGCCGAGGGCGTGGCGGCGGTGGGCGCGACCGTGCCGTTGGGACGCCTCGCCGAGCCCGTCGAGATCGGCGACGCCTGTGTCTTCCTGTCGTCGCCGCTGGCGAGCTACGTCAGTGGAACCCACCTGCTGCTGCACGGCGGCGGCGAGGCGCCGAGCTTCCTCGGCGCGGCGAAGAACACCCAGGACTGA
- a CDS encoding AMP-binding protein, translating to MTNALSGSEAPSPMLFDAQCDSDPQGLALDDGHLQRSWAELADRTTRLARWIHELGARPGDRIATLMGNRAECVELMLASIQAGVWLTPINWHLSQEEVAYVVADSDARVLFTDPDYAALAQAVFDGPVVSTGDGFEAGLADASDTPFRAEDPAGGPMIYTSGTTGRPKGVQRHRPPSLGAAREGQRAYARNTGLDGPGPHLITGPCYHASPLMFAIYGQSTGAPILVMPRWDAGEALRLLQEREVGQTHLVPTMFVRLLDLPEDERARFSAPALHLVLHGAAPIARPVKERMIDWWGPILVEYWGSTESGVMTLANSKEWMEHPSTVGKMLPAFDLFAADDAGKRLPPGENGLLYARHKTTPHWFAYHGAPEKTAESFLDDYTFTIGDIGRVDEDGWVYLADRKSHMIISGGVNIYPAEVEAALQEHPAIADVAVFGIPDDEWGESVKAAVELMPGETASEALETAILDWARERIARYKVPRSIDFETTLPRHASGKLYVRKLRDPYWKDRERAI from the coding sequence GTGACCAACGCGCTCTCCGGCAGCGAGGCCCCCTCCCCCATGCTCTTCGACGCCCAGTGCGACTCCGATCCCCAGGGTCTGGCCCTCGACGACGGCCACCTGCAGCGCAGCTGGGCCGAGCTCGCCGATCGCACCACGCGCCTCGCGCGCTGGATCCACGAACTCGGCGCGAGACCGGGCGACCGCATCGCCACCCTGATGGGCAACCGCGCCGAGTGCGTGGAGCTGATGCTCGCCTCGATCCAGGCCGGGGTGTGGCTCACGCCGATCAACTGGCACCTGTCCCAGGAGGAGGTCGCCTACGTGGTGGCCGACTCCGACGCCCGGGTGCTGTTCACCGACCCGGACTACGCCGCGCTCGCGCAGGCCGTGTTCGACGGCCCGGTCGTCAGCACGGGAGACGGCTTCGAGGCGGGCCTCGCCGACGCCTCGGACACGCCCTTCCGTGCGGAAGATCCCGCCGGCGGCCCGATGATCTACACGAGCGGCACCACCGGCCGGCCCAAAGGCGTGCAGCGGCACCGGCCCCCGAGCCTCGGCGCAGCGCGCGAGGGCCAGCGCGCCTACGCGCGCAACACCGGGCTCGACGGACCGGGTCCCCACCTGATCACGGGCCCCTGCTACCACGCCTCGCCGTTGATGTTCGCGATCTACGGCCAGTCGACGGGCGCGCCGATCCTGGTCATGCCGCGCTGGGACGCCGGCGAAGCGCTTCGGCTCCTCCAGGAGCGCGAGGTCGGTCAGACCCACCTCGTCCCGACGATGTTCGTGCGCCTGCTCGACCTGCCCGAGGACGAGCGAGCGCGCTTCTCGGCGCCGGCGCTGCACCTCGTGCTCCACGGCGCCGCGCCGATCGCCCGTCCGGTGAAGGAGCGCATGATCGACTGGTGGGGCCCGATCCTGGTCGAGTACTGGGGGTCCACCGAGAGCGGCGTGATGACCCTCGCGAACTCGAAGGAATGGATGGAGCACCCGTCCACAGTGGGAAAGATGCTGCCGGCCTTCGATCTCTTCGCCGCCGACGACGCCGGCAAACGCCTGCCGCCGGGCGAGAACGGGCTGCTCTACGCCCGTCACAAGACGACGCCCCACTGGTTCGCGTACCACGGCGCGCCCGAGAAGACGGCCGAGAGCTTCCTCGACGACTACACCTTCACGATCGGCGACATCGGTCGCGTCGACGAAGACGGCTGGGTCTACCTCGCGGACCGTAAGTCGCACATGATCATCTCGGGCGGCGTGAACATCTATCCCGCCGAGGTCGAAGCCGCGCTGCAAGAGCACCCGGCGATCGCCGACGTCGCGGTGTTCGGGATCCCGGACGACGAATGGGGTGAGAGCGTGAAGGCCGCCGTCGAGCTGATGCCGGGCGAGACCGCGAGTGAGGCGCTCGAGACGGCGATCCTCGACTGGGCCCGCGAGCGCATCGCCCGCTACAAGGTGCCCCGCAGCATCGACTTCGAGACCACCCTGCCCCGCCACGCCTCGGGGAAGCTCTACGTGCGCAAGCTGCGCGATCCATACTGGAAGGACCGGGAGCGCGCGATCTAG
- a CDS encoding acyl-CoA dehydrogenase family protein — MDLTYTPAQQAFRTEVRDWLGAHVPKEPLASFDTKEGFEAHREWEHVLNDGGYAMVPWPVEYGGRGANLLEWLIFEEEYYRAGAPKRVNQNGIFLLGPTIMEYGTPDQKARFLPKMAASEEVWAQGWSEPNAGSDMANIQATAIRDGDHYVINGQKTWASRGAYADWLFGMFRTDPESERHRGLTFVLVPLDLPGVTVRPIAQLDGLPGFAEVFLDDVRVPVENRLGDEGKGWQVAMATAGFERGLMLRSPARFQETARRLIDLYRDHAAEAAPGVREAVVDCWSQAEAYTLETYRTVSRLLAGAKIGSEASLNKIFWSELDLRMHEIALQILEERGQLLPGAPAAGDVGSWLDGYLFALSGPIYAGTNEIQRNIIAERILGMPRA; from the coding sequence GTGGATCTCACCTACACCCCCGCACAGCAGGCCTTTCGCACCGAGGTGCGCGACTGGCTCGGTGCCCACGTCCCGAAGGAGCCCCTCGCGTCCTTCGACACGAAGGAAGGCTTCGAGGCGCACCGTGAGTGGGAGCACGTGCTCAACGATGGCGGCTACGCGATGGTGCCCTGGCCCGTCGAGTATGGCGGGCGTGGGGCGAACCTCCTCGAGTGGCTGATCTTCGAAGAGGAGTACTACCGGGCGGGTGCGCCGAAGCGGGTGAACCAGAACGGGATCTTCCTGCTCGGTCCCACCATCATGGAGTATGGGACGCCGGACCAGAAGGCACGCTTCCTGCCGAAGATGGCCGCGAGCGAAGAGGTCTGGGCCCAGGGCTGGTCCGAGCCCAACGCGGGCAGCGACATGGCCAACATCCAGGCCACGGCGATCCGCGACGGCGATCACTACGTGATCAACGGTCAGAAGACCTGGGCGTCGCGCGGTGCCTACGCCGACTGGTTGTTCGGGATGTTCCGCACCGACCCCGAGAGCGAGCGACACCGCGGGCTGACCTTCGTCCTGGTGCCGCTGGACCTGCCCGGCGTCACGGTGCGACCGATCGCGCAGCTCGACGGTCTGCCGGGCTTCGCCGAGGTGTTCCTCGACGACGTCCGGGTGCCGGTCGAGAACCGGCTCGGCGACGAAGGGAAGGGCTGGCAGGTCGCGATGGCGACGGCCGGTTTCGAGCGCGGCCTGATGCTGCGCAGCCCCGCGCGCTTCCAGGAAACCGCGCGGCGCTTGATCGATCTCTATCGCGATCACGCGGCCGAGGCGGCGCCGGGCGTCCGCGAGGCGGTGGTCGACTGTTGGAGCCAGGCCGAGGCCTACACGCTCGAGACCTACCGCACCGTGTCGCGCCTGCTCGCGGGTGCGAAGATCGGCTCCGAGGCGAGCCTCAACAAGATCTTCTGGTCCGAGCTCGACCTGCGCATGCACGAGATCGCGCTCCAGATCCTCGAAGAGCGCGGGCAGCTCTTGCCCGGCGCGCCGGCCGCGGGCGACGTGGGCAGCTGGCTCGACGGCTACCTGTTCGCACTGTCGGGACCGATCTACGCGGGCACCAACGAGATCCAGCGCAACATCATCGCCGAGCGCATCCTCGGCATGCCCCGGGCCTGA
- a CDS encoding acyl-CoA dehydrogenase family protein, which yields MRFAFTEEQEELRASARAFLADHSGSEQIRAAMESDLGYDADVWKRIGTELGWPAVIVPEEAGGIGLGAVELVALLEAMGETLLCSPYFATVGLAAQAVIAAGTAEQQARYLGPLAEGEVRATLATTEAGQAFDEVTLVARADGDDFVLDGTKRYVVDGHHADWIVVSGRSPGSAGDDGIGLFVVPGDAGGLTRTPLATMDMTRRQAELRFDGVRVAGDARLGGAAPGAPALRRALDRAAIALAAEQVGGAQRCLDLSVAYAKEREQFGRPIGSFQSIKHKCADMMVLVETARSAVYYAGCVIDDGDDATVARAASLAKAYCSEAYYRCAAESIQIHGGVGFTWEYDPHLYFKRARASEAMLGTPDWHRERVAGFLGLV from the coding sequence TTGAGATTCGCGTTCACCGAAGAACAGGAGGAGCTGCGCGCCTCGGCGCGGGCTTTTCTGGCGGATCACTCGGGCTCCGAGCAGATCCGGGCGGCCATGGAGAGCGACCTCGGCTACGACGCCGACGTCTGGAAGCGGATCGGCACCGAGCTCGGCTGGCCGGCTGTGATCGTCCCCGAAGAAGCCGGCGGGATCGGCCTCGGCGCCGTCGAACTGGTGGCGCTCCTCGAAGCGATGGGCGAGACACTGCTGTGCTCGCCGTACTTCGCGACCGTCGGCCTCGCGGCCCAGGCGGTGATCGCCGCGGGCACTGCGGAGCAGCAGGCGCGCTACCTCGGCCCCCTCGCCGAGGGTGAGGTACGCGCCACGCTGGCCACCACCGAAGCGGGCCAGGCGTTCGACGAGGTCACGCTCGTGGCTCGCGCCGACGGCGACGACTTCGTGCTCGACGGGACGAAGCGCTACGTGGTCGACGGACACCACGCCGATTGGATCGTCGTGAGTGGCCGGTCGCCGGGATCCGCGGGCGACGACGGCATCGGGCTCTTCGTCGTGCCGGGGGATGCCGGCGGCCTGACGCGCACGCCCCTCGCCACCATGGACATGACGCGCCGCCAGGCCGAGCTGCGCTTCGACGGCGTGCGCGTCGCGGGCGATGCCCGACTCGGGGGCGCCGCACCCGGCGCCCCGGCGTTGCGCCGCGCGCTCGACCGAGCGGCGATCGCGCTCGCCGCCGAGCAGGTGGGTGGTGCTCAGCGCTGCCTGGATCTCTCGGTCGCCTACGCGAAGGAGCGCGAGCAGTTCGGACGCCCGATCGGCTCCTTCCAGTCGATCAAGCACAAGTGCGCCGACATGATGGTGCTCGTCGAGACCGCTCGTTCCGCGGTGTACTACGCGGGCTGTGTCATCGACGACGGCGACGACGCCACCGTCGCCCGGGCCGCGTCCCTCGCGAAGGCGTATTGCAGCGAGGCCTACTACCGCTGCGCGGCGGAGAGCATCCAGATCCACGGCGGGGTCGGCTTCACATGGGAGTACGACCCGCACCTCTACTTCAAGCGGGCACGCGCCTCGGAGGCCATGCTCGGGACGCCCGACTGGCATCGCGAGCGCGTCGCCGGGTTTCTCGGGCTGGTCTAG